One segment of Tamandua tetradactyla isolate mTamTet1 chromosome 13, mTamTet1.pri, whole genome shotgun sequence DNA contains the following:
- the C13H10orf88 gene encoding ATPase PAAT isoform X3, with protein sequence MAEQAGSCSASSVQMRTAGNSSTERKVPDLAWGGGGEMETGMEDRRLTRRPMLASSWEAPCGALPRSLLLTRDGLGPTDFDREELLAPPALSQDLVILKRKLNSQEENPCFLYLQCDPNGGEEVVSIGILSSARNMEVYSGEEYCGTSRGRDICTVLDSSENEKVVLYKKYLKLESSTPACKIKMLSFGEKQCVFISKVVVDMKLVSANSSTGSPALGSRIDLDKVQTIMESMGSKLSPGAQQLMNMVRFQQRNSVPFGEQLESVLRNAGHKHMLELQSSSASGALDKTSSTPSPFRAGLATGKMTEDLKAYIDKNTQPHDGGNISNLDEHKIVPQNHNFLENDLKNSGSSFLPKKGNCNSEWKSHLFAPTWRRFFLKIWN encoded by the exons ATGGCAGAACAAGCCGGAAGTTGCTCTGCTTCCTCTGTCCAAATGCGCACTGCAGGAAACTCAAGCACTGAAAGAAAGGTTCCGGATCTGGCCTGGGGTGGAGGCGGCGAAATGGAGACAGGGATGGAGGACCGGAGACTGACTCGCCGCCCGATGTTGGCCTCTTCCTGGGAGGCCCCGTGCGGAGCCCTGCCCCGCAGCCTCCTTCTCACCCGGGATGGCCTGGGTCCCACGGATTTCGATAGGGAAGAGCTGCTGGCGCCGCCTGCTCTGAG CCAGGATCTGGTAATTTTGAAGAGGAAACTGAACAGCCAAGAGGAAAACCCCTGTTTCCTATACCTGCAGTGTGATCCTAATGGCGGTGAAGAAGTCGTTTCTATTGGCATTTTAAGTTCAGCAAGAAATATGGAAGTATATTCAGGAGAGGAGTACTGTGGAACCAGTAGGGGCAGGGATATCTGTACTGTCCTGGATAGCAG tgaaaatGAGAAAGTTGTTTTGtacaaaaaatatctaaaattggaGTCTTCCACACCTGCTTGTAAAATAAAG aTGCTGTCCTTTGGTGAAAAGCAGTGCGTGTTCATCAGTAAAGTTGTGGTAGACATGAAACTGGTTTCAGCAAATTCTTCAACAGGCTCTCCTGCTCTGGGATCAAGAATAGACTTAGATAAGGTTCAAACCATAATGGAGTCCATGGGCTCAAAATTATCACCTGGAGCTCAGCAACTAATGAATATGGTTAGGTTTCAGCAGCGG AACTCTGTTCCTTTTGGAGAGCAGCTTGAGTCAGTTTTGAGAAATGCTGGACACAAGCATATGCTTGAACTACAGTCATCATCTGCTTCAGGAGCTTTGGACAAGACATCTTCCACACCTTCTCCTTTTAGAGCTGGATTGGCAACTGGAAAAATGACTGAAGATTTAAAAGCTTACATTGATAAAAATACACAACCACATGATGGAGGAAATATTTCCAACCTCGATGAACATAAAATTGTGCCACAAAACCataattttcttgaaaatgaccTTAAAAATTCAGGATCCTCTTTTTTACCAAAGAAAGGAAATTGCAATTCAG AGTGGAAGAGTCACCTGTTTGCTCCTACTTGGAGAAGATTCTttctaaaaatatggaactaa
- the C13H10orf88 gene encoding ATPase PAAT isoform X2 has protein sequence MTLLTLGPTIGNSSTERKVPDLAWGGGGEMETGMEDRRLTRRPMLASSWEAPCGALPRSLLLTRDGLGPTDFDREELLAPPALSQDLVILKRKLNSQEENPCFLYLQCDPNGGEEVVSIGILSSARNMEVYSGEEYCGTSRGRDICTVLDSSENEKVVLYKKYLKLESSTPACKIKMLSFGEKQCVFISKVVVDMKLVSANSSTGSPALGSRIDLDKVQTIMESMGSKLSPGAQQLMNMVRFQQRNSVPFGEQLESVLRNAGHKHMLELQSSSASGALDKTSSTPSPFRAGLATGKMTEDLKAYIDKNTQPHDGGNISNLDEHKIVPQNHNFLENDLKNSGSSFLPKKGNCNSGIPTTELLPFLQNLCCQVNHLRVGHNTNWQENTTKPGEGIVGIAVEESPVCSYLEKILSKNMELMEKKLTDYIDQRIYKLQEHIDNKIALLMDFLQNPNSPSTAMPLRHYDSGERLSNGER, from the exons GAAACTCAAGCACTGAAAGAAAGGTTCCGGATCTGGCCTGGGGTGGAGGCGGCGAAATGGAGACAGGGATGGAGGACCGGAGACTGACTCGCCGCCCGATGTTGGCCTCTTCCTGGGAGGCCCCGTGCGGAGCCCTGCCCCGCAGCCTCCTTCTCACCCGGGATGGCCTGGGTCCCACGGATTTCGATAGGGAAGAGCTGCTGGCGCCGCCTGCTCTGAG CCAGGATCTGGTAATTTTGAAGAGGAAACTGAACAGCCAAGAGGAAAACCCCTGTTTCCTATACCTGCAGTGTGATCCTAATGGCGGTGAAGAAGTCGTTTCTATTGGCATTTTAAGTTCAGCAAGAAATATGGAAGTATATTCAGGAGAGGAGTACTGTGGAACCAGTAGGGGCAGGGATATCTGTACTGTCCTGGATAGCAG tgaaaatGAGAAAGTTGTTTTGtacaaaaaatatctaaaattggaGTCTTCCACACCTGCTTGTAAAATAAAG aTGCTGTCCTTTGGTGAAAAGCAGTGCGTGTTCATCAGTAAAGTTGTGGTAGACATGAAACTGGTTTCAGCAAATTCTTCAACAGGCTCTCCTGCTCTGGGATCAAGAATAGACTTAGATAAGGTTCAAACCATAATGGAGTCCATGGGCTCAAAATTATCACCTGGAGCTCAGCAACTAATGAATATGGTTAGGTTTCAGCAGCGG AACTCTGTTCCTTTTGGAGAGCAGCTTGAGTCAGTTTTGAGAAATGCTGGACACAAGCATATGCTTGAACTACAGTCATCATCTGCTTCAGGAGCTTTGGACAAGACATCTTCCACACCTTCTCCTTTTAGAGCTGGATTGGCAACTGGAAAAATGACTGAAGATTTAAAAGCTTACATTGATAAAAATACACAACCACATGATGGAGGAAATATTTCCAACCTCGATGAACATAAAATTGTGCCACAAAACCataattttcttgaaaatgaccTTAAAAATTCAGGATCCTCTTTTTTACCAAAGAAAGGAAATTGCAATTCAGGTATACCTACAACTGAGTTGCTTCCTTTTCTTCAGAATTTATGTTGTCAAGTTAACCATCTCCGCGTGGGACATAACACCAATTGGCAGGAAAATACCACCAAGCCTGGCGAAGGCATTGTTGGTATTGC AGTGGAAGAGTCACCTGTTTGCTCCTACTTGGAGAAGATTCTttctaaaaatatggaactaatgGAGAAGAAACTCACTGACTACATTGATCAGCGAATATATAAACTCCAGGAGCACATAGATAATAAGATTGCTTTGTTAATGGACTTCCTACAAAATCCCAACTCTCCATCCACTGCGATGCCTCTAAGACATTATGACTCTGGAGAAAGACTTTCAAATGGAGAAAGATAA
- the C13H10orf88 gene encoding ATPase PAAT isoform X1: MAEQAGSCSASSVQMRTAGNSSTERKVPDLAWGGGGEMETGMEDRRLTRRPMLASSWEAPCGALPRSLLLTRDGLGPTDFDREELLAPPALSQDLVILKRKLNSQEENPCFLYLQCDPNGGEEVVSIGILSSARNMEVYSGEEYCGTSRGRDICTVLDSSENEKVVLYKKYLKLESSTPACKIKMLSFGEKQCVFISKVVVDMKLVSANSSTGSPALGSRIDLDKVQTIMESMGSKLSPGAQQLMNMVRFQQRNSVPFGEQLESVLRNAGHKHMLELQSSSASGALDKTSSTPSPFRAGLATGKMTEDLKAYIDKNTQPHDGGNISNLDEHKIVPQNHNFLENDLKNSGSSFLPKKGNCNSGIPTTELLPFLQNLCCQVNHLRVGHNTNWQENTTKPGEGIVGIAVEESPVCSYLEKILSKNMELMEKKLTDYIDQRIYKLQEHIDNKIALLMDFLQNPNSPSTAMPLRHYDSGERLSNGER, from the exons ATGGCAGAACAAGCCGGAAGTTGCTCTGCTTCCTCTGTCCAAATGCGCACTGCAGGAAACTCAAGCACTGAAAGAAAGGTTCCGGATCTGGCCTGGGGTGGAGGCGGCGAAATGGAGACAGGGATGGAGGACCGGAGACTGACTCGCCGCCCGATGTTGGCCTCTTCCTGGGAGGCCCCGTGCGGAGCCCTGCCCCGCAGCCTCCTTCTCACCCGGGATGGCCTGGGTCCCACGGATTTCGATAGGGAAGAGCTGCTGGCGCCGCCTGCTCTGAG CCAGGATCTGGTAATTTTGAAGAGGAAACTGAACAGCCAAGAGGAAAACCCCTGTTTCCTATACCTGCAGTGTGATCCTAATGGCGGTGAAGAAGTCGTTTCTATTGGCATTTTAAGTTCAGCAAGAAATATGGAAGTATATTCAGGAGAGGAGTACTGTGGAACCAGTAGGGGCAGGGATATCTGTACTGTCCTGGATAGCAG tgaaaatGAGAAAGTTGTTTTGtacaaaaaatatctaaaattggaGTCTTCCACACCTGCTTGTAAAATAAAG aTGCTGTCCTTTGGTGAAAAGCAGTGCGTGTTCATCAGTAAAGTTGTGGTAGACATGAAACTGGTTTCAGCAAATTCTTCAACAGGCTCTCCTGCTCTGGGATCAAGAATAGACTTAGATAAGGTTCAAACCATAATGGAGTCCATGGGCTCAAAATTATCACCTGGAGCTCAGCAACTAATGAATATGGTTAGGTTTCAGCAGCGG AACTCTGTTCCTTTTGGAGAGCAGCTTGAGTCAGTTTTGAGAAATGCTGGACACAAGCATATGCTTGAACTACAGTCATCATCTGCTTCAGGAGCTTTGGACAAGACATCTTCCACACCTTCTCCTTTTAGAGCTGGATTGGCAACTGGAAAAATGACTGAAGATTTAAAAGCTTACATTGATAAAAATACACAACCACATGATGGAGGAAATATTTCCAACCTCGATGAACATAAAATTGTGCCACAAAACCataattttcttgaaaatgaccTTAAAAATTCAGGATCCTCTTTTTTACCAAAGAAAGGAAATTGCAATTCAGGTATACCTACAACTGAGTTGCTTCCTTTTCTTCAGAATTTATGTTGTCAAGTTAACCATCTCCGCGTGGGACATAACACCAATTGGCAGGAAAATACCACCAAGCCTGGCGAAGGCATTGTTGGTATTGC AGTGGAAGAGTCACCTGTTTGCTCCTACTTGGAGAAGATTCTttctaaaaatatggaactaatgGAGAAGAAACTCACTGACTACATTGATCAGCGAATATATAAACTCCAGGAGCACATAGATAATAAGATTGCTTTGTTAATGGACTTCCTACAAAATCCCAACTCTCCATCCACTGCGATGCCTCTAAGACATTATGACTCTGGAGAAAGACTTTCAAATGGAGAAAGATAA
- the LOC143654403 gene encoding uncharacterized protein LOC143654403 translates to MPRRFRNGVKSGEERRAGAAATPRPAGGSSAQAPRRTRGNVVSLSGLASEQRTHLCPAVADGSAPRTGSVLRHVALALHAAWKTSSPAASFFALNDVALRIMLQHVQPR, encoded by the exons ATGCCCCGCCGCTTCAGGAACGGCGTCAAGAGCGGCGAAGAGCGGCGAGCCGGCGCAGCGGCGACACCGAGGCCTGCTGGGGGGTCCTCTGCGCAGGCGCCGCGAAGGACGCGCGGGAACGTGGTCTCTTTATCCGGGTTGGCCTCGGAGCAGAGGACACACCTGTGCCCGGCGGTTGCTGACGGTTCGGCTCCCAGGACAGGATCAGTCTTGAGGCATGTGGCCTTGGCCCTCCACGCGGCCTGGAAGACTTCGTCCCCAGCTGCGTCCTTTTTT GCACTTAATGATGTGGCCTTAAGAATAATGTTGCAGCATGTGCAGCCCAGGTAG